In the genome of Dioscorea cayenensis subsp. rotundata cultivar TDr96_F1 chromosome 1, TDr96_F1_v2_PseudoChromosome.rev07_lg8_w22 25.fasta, whole genome shotgun sequence, one region contains:
- the LOC120260669 gene encoding protein EXORDIUM-like 3, with the protein MRPSRAGVLRTPPASSPSPLLILFISLLSISTQSFAWRPWPNRNPNGTFNFGDSKKYEGSSEFVHLRYHMGPVLTANITVHPIWYGAWDPPKKRIIRAFIRSISPDGAAPPKPSVAAWWRTVALYTDQTGSNVSRAVRLGAEKNDRLCSHGKRLSRLTVQHVIRSAVSARTRPLPVNPQGGLYLLLTSDDVYVDDFCGQVCGFHYFTFPSIVGYTLPYAWVGNSARACPGVCAWPFAVPAGYGGPRAGAPPNGDLGVDAMISVIGHELAEMASNPLANAWYAGTDPCFPTEIADLCEGIYGTGGGGSYTGQLTVDGRDGAAYNLNGVGGRRFLVQWVWHPELNYCFGPNALD; encoded by the exons ATGCGCCCCTCACGTGCCGGCGTGCTCCGGACACCGCCGGCGAGCTCACCCTCCCCActcctcatcctcttcatctcccTCCTCTCCATTTCCACCCAATCCTTTGCCTGGCGACCATGGCCTAACCGGAACCCTAACGGAACCTTTAACTTCGGCGATTCAAAGAAGTACGAAGGCTCGTCGGAGTTCGTCCACCTCCGTTACCACATGGGCCCGGTCTTGACGGCGAACATCACCGTCCATCCGATCTGGTACGGCGCATGGGACCCACCCAAGAAGCGCATCATCCGAGCGTTCATTCGCTCCATCTCGCCGGATGGCGCCGCGCCGCCGAAGCCATCGGTGGCGGCTTGGTGGCGCACTGTGGCTTTGTACACGGACCAGACTGGCTCGAACGTGAGCCGAGCCGTCCGGCTTGGCGCCGAGAAGAATGACCGGCTTTGCTCGCACGGGAAGCGGCTGAGCCGGCTCACGGTTCAGCACGTGATCCGGTCCGCAGTCTCGGCCCGGACCCGGCCCTTGCCGGTGAACCCGCAGGGTGGTCTTTATCTCCTGCTGACGTCTGATGACGTCTACGTCGATGATTTTTGCGGACAG GTATGCGGATTCCACTACTTCACATTCCCATCGATCGTGGGCTACACACTGCCATACGCGTGGGTGGGGAACTCAGCGCGCGCTTGTCCAGGTGTGTGCGCGTGGCCGTTCGCCGTGCCGGCGGGGTACGGAGGGCCGCGTGCCGGAGCGCCGCCGAACGGAGATCTTGGCGTTGACGCCATGATCAGCGTCATTGGTCACGAGTTGGCCGAGATGGCGTCCAATCCGCTCGCTAATGCTTGGTACGCTGGCACAGACCCTTGTTTTCCGACTGAGATCGCTGATCTATGTGAGGGGATCTACGGTACCGGTGGTGGAGGGTCGTACACCGGGCAGCTCACCGTCGATGGGCGAGATGGGGCGGCGTATAACTTGAATGGGGTTGGGGGGAGGAGGTTCTTGGTGCAGTGGGTTTGGCACCCGGAGTTAAATTACTGTTTTGGCCCTAATGCTTTGGATtag
- the LOC120260654 gene encoding probable tRNA N6-adenosine threonylcarbamoyltransferase, mitochondrial isoform X1, whose amino-acid sequence MAFLLLSSPLPFSRVALLLKLPSRRPCFPNPSPFFTRCRRSPSPSHHPHHSQLKSLCIASSSGLKPIARSMAREDVLILGIETSCDDTAAAVVRGNGEILSQVASSQADLLARYGGVAPKMAEEAHIVAIDKVVQQALDNANLAARDLSAVAVTIGPGLSLCLRVGVCKARRIAGMHNLPIVGIHHMEAHALVVRLVEKDLHFPFLALLISGGHNLLILARDLGHYVQLGTTIDDAIGEAYDKTARWLGLDMKKGGGPALEELAQEGDADSIKFSIPMRQHKDCNFSYAGLKTQVRLAIESRKICTENNPISSANPDDRSSRADIAASFQRVAVLHLEDRCQRAIEWALKIEPSINSLVVSGGVASNQYVRTRLSHVVNNSGLRLVCPPPSLCTDNGVMIAWTGIEHFLAGRFDPPPPANEPENYLVDLRPRWPLGEEYSQGKSEARSLKRARIHPSLTSIIQGSMQQQ is encoded by the exons ATGGCCTTCCTTCTGCTCTCCTCTCCTCTCCCTTTCTCCCGCGTTGCACTTCTCCTCAAGCTCCCCTCTCGTCGCCCATGTTTCCCTAATCCCAGCCCCTTCTTCACCCGATGCCGGCGATCGCCCTCCCCttctcatcatcctcatcactCTCAGCTCAAATCACTCTGCATCGCCTCTTCCTCTGGCCTGAAACCCATCGCTCGGAGCATGGCTCGTGAGGACGTGCTAATTCTTGGGATTGAGACGAGCTGTGATGATACTGCCGCTGCGGTG GTGAGAGGTAATGGAGAAATTCTCAGTCAGGTTGCATCTTCTCAG GCTGATTTGCTTGCACGGTACGGAGGTGTTGCTCCTAAAATGGCAGAAGAAGCGCATATAGTTGCTATTGATAAG GTTGTTCAACAAGCACTTGATAATGCAAATTTAGCAGCGCGAGATCTTTCTGCTGTTGCAGTCACAATTGGTCCTGGTTTAAGTCTTTGCTTGCGTG TTGGAGTATGCAAAGCTCGAAGAATTGCAGGGATGCACAATTTACCTATTGTTGGAATCCATCACATGGAAGCTCATGCCCTGGTTGTTAG GCTTGTTGAGAAGGACCTTCATTTTCCTTTCTTGGCACTTCTAATTTCAG GTGGACACAATCTCCTAATTCTTGCTCGTGATCTTGGTCACTATGTTCAACTTGGGACAACTATTGATGATGCAATTGGCGAAGCATATGACAAGACAGCAAGGTGGCTTGGCCTAGATATGAAGAAAGGTGGTGGCCCAGCTCTTGAGGAACTTGCTCAGGAAGGCGATGCGGATTCCATCAAATTTTCT ATTCCAATGAGGCAACATAAAGATTGCAATTTCTCATACGCTGGTCTAAAAACTCAAGTTAGGTTGGCTATTGAGTCTAGGAAAAT ATGCACCGAGAATAATCCTATTTCTTCTGCAAATCCAGATGACAGAAGTTCACGTGCCGATATTGCTGCCTCTTTCCAG CGAGTTGCTGTTCTACATTTGGAGGATAGGTGTCAGCGAGCAATTGAATGGGCATTGAAGATTGAGCCTTCAATTAATTCCTTG GTTGTTTCAGGAGGTGTTGCATCAAACCAGTATGTAAGAACACGTCTTAGCCATGTTGTGAATAATAGTGGCCTTCGGCTTGTGTGCCCTCCACCAAGTCTTTGCACAGACAATG GTGTGATGATTGCTTGGACCGGGATCGAGCACTTCCTAGCAGGAAGATTTGATCCTCCACCTCCTGCTAATGAGCCGGAGAATTACTTG GTTGACCTTCGCCCAAGGTGGCCACTGGGTGAAGAATATTCCCAAGGAAAAAGTGAAGCTCGTTCTCTTAAAAGAGCCCGCATACATCCATCACTTACATCCATCATTCAAGGTTCAATGCAACAGCAATGA
- the LOC120260654 gene encoding probable tRNA N6-adenosine threonylcarbamoyltransferase, mitochondrial isoform X2, whose translation MAFLLLSSPLPFSRVALLLKLPSRRPCFPNPSPFFTRCRRSPSPSHHPHHSQLKSLCIASSSGLKPIARSMAREDVLILGIETSCDDTAAAVVRGNGEILSQVASSQADLLARYGGVAPKMAEEAHIVAIDKVVQQALDNANLAARDLSAVAVTIGPGLSLCLRVGVCKARRIAGMHNLPIVGIHHMEAHALVVRLVEKDLHFPFLALLISGGHNLLILARDLGHYVQLGTTIDDAIGEAYDKTARWLGLDMKKGGGPALEELAQEGDADSIKFSIPMRQHKDCNFSYAGLKTQVRLAIESRKICTENNPISSANPDDRSSRADIAASFQRVAVLHLEDRCQRAIEWALKIEPSINSLVVSGGVASNQYVRTRLSHVVNNSGLRLVCPPPSLCTDNG comes from the exons ATGGCCTTCCTTCTGCTCTCCTCTCCTCTCCCTTTCTCCCGCGTTGCACTTCTCCTCAAGCTCCCCTCTCGTCGCCCATGTTTCCCTAATCCCAGCCCCTTCTTCACCCGATGCCGGCGATCGCCCTCCCCttctcatcatcctcatcactCTCAGCTCAAATCACTCTGCATCGCCTCTTCCTCTGGCCTGAAACCCATCGCTCGGAGCATGGCTCGTGAGGACGTGCTAATTCTTGGGATTGAGACGAGCTGTGATGATACTGCCGCTGCGGTG GTGAGAGGTAATGGAGAAATTCTCAGTCAGGTTGCATCTTCTCAG GCTGATTTGCTTGCACGGTACGGAGGTGTTGCTCCTAAAATGGCAGAAGAAGCGCATATAGTTGCTATTGATAAG GTTGTTCAACAAGCACTTGATAATGCAAATTTAGCAGCGCGAGATCTTTCTGCTGTTGCAGTCACAATTGGTCCTGGTTTAAGTCTTTGCTTGCGTG TTGGAGTATGCAAAGCTCGAAGAATTGCAGGGATGCACAATTTACCTATTGTTGGAATCCATCACATGGAAGCTCATGCCCTGGTTGTTAG GCTTGTTGAGAAGGACCTTCATTTTCCTTTCTTGGCACTTCTAATTTCAG GTGGACACAATCTCCTAATTCTTGCTCGTGATCTTGGTCACTATGTTCAACTTGGGACAACTATTGATGATGCAATTGGCGAAGCATATGACAAGACAGCAAGGTGGCTTGGCCTAGATATGAAGAAAGGTGGTGGCCCAGCTCTTGAGGAACTTGCTCAGGAAGGCGATGCGGATTCCATCAAATTTTCT ATTCCAATGAGGCAACATAAAGATTGCAATTTCTCATACGCTGGTCTAAAAACTCAAGTTAGGTTGGCTATTGAGTCTAGGAAAAT ATGCACCGAGAATAATCCTATTTCTTCTGCAAATCCAGATGACAGAAGTTCACGTGCCGATATTGCTGCCTCTTTCCAG CGAGTTGCTGTTCTACATTTGGAGGATAGGTGTCAGCGAGCAATTGAATGGGCATTGAAGATTGAGCCTTCAATTAATTCCTTG GTTGTTTCAGGAGGTGTTGCATCAAACCAGTATGTAAGAACACGTCTTAGCCATGTTGTGAATAATAGTGGCCTTCGGCTTGTGTGCCCTCCACCAAGTCTTTGCACAGACAATG GTTGA